The genomic window GCGTAACAACGCCTCATCATCGACAATCAGCACATAGCCGGGTATTTTGTTTATCATACGCTCAACTTTTTCCAGAAGCAGTTCGGCCTTTATCGGTTTGGCTATATAATCACGAGCTCCCAGATCGAGACCTTTTAACACCGAGGATTTGTCATTTCTGGCGGTGCACAGCATAACCGGGATGTTCTGAATTTTCTTGTGCGAATTCATGTATTTCAAAAGCTGAAATCCATCTATCTCGGGCATCATAACATCCGAAATAACCAGGTCTACCAGTTTTCCGCTATCCAGGTAATCGATCGCCTCCCTGCCTGAAGTCGTGGCTACGGTTTCATATCCCTTTTTGGTGAGGATCGAATCCATCAATTTCAAAGAAACCGGATCATCCTCTACTATAAGTACTTTCATCGTGATTCCACCGTCCGTAGATTTTCCGTTGCTTTTTTAAAGCTGTCAATTTCAGCAATTATCGTTTCGTATTTGTTCCGCGCGGAGTCGAAATCGCCGATTTCACCCATTTTTTCCATTTCAGAGGCGGTCTGAGCGGCCCGGCTGGCACCCAGGTTACCCAGCGCGCCCTTGAGCGAATGCGCGGTAGCTTTCAGGTTTTTCCCATCCGCGTTTTGGATGGCCGAATCTATTTCCTGCAACAGGGCCTGCTCCTGCTCGGAAAACATTGCTAATAGCTCGGCCAGCAATTCACGATCACCCTCAACTGCGGCCAGAGCTGTCTCCAGATCAAATATCTCCACTACACCTCCCTGTTTATGTAATCGACTGTTTTTTGCCTTTTTTTTCGATTTTAATATATTTTTCTATGCAT from Candidatus Zixiibacteriota bacterium includes these protein-coding regions:
- a CDS encoding response regulator, whose product is MKVLIVEDDPVSLKLMDSILTKKGYETVATTSGREAIDYLDSGKLVDLVISDVMMPEIDGFQLLKYMNSHKKIQNIPVMLCTARNDKSSVLKGLDLGARDYIAKPIKAELLLEKVERMINKIPGYVLIVDDEALLR